The genomic window gaaaaataaataattgacaataacaaataaaaaatcaacACTAGAAGACAAAAGAGCCCTCTGTGTTTTAAATTGTGTTCATTTGCATTACCACCATCTGAGATTAATGCACTGAAACCAGGGCTAtgctttaaacaaacaatagtttgTACAGTGTGTCAAAGTTTCTATAGCTGTTCTAAACAACCACACTCAACCTTTGGTGAAAAGCTGGAGGGGCTAGCTGAGATTATCTTGGGGATAATGGGGCACACTTTCAAACAATCTCTCCTTGAAAGAATTTATGCTGTTTTACATACTTTCTCACTTCTGCATCACTGGCCAGTAGCATTAAGTTGGCATGACCAATTTTGGAAAGTTGCAACCCAGTGGTTTCAAATACTGTTTGACCATCCGACAAACACTTAAGTGGAAGCATACTGACTCTATAAGATCTCTACAAAAATGAGGAGATgttccattcattcattactgaAATATTCCCACTTGGCGCTGCTATTTAATGGTATCTGACCTTCTCTGCTCTTCTACACCATGGTGAGCTATTCCACACAGATTTCAAGTGTAGACATTAAAATCATTTGGCTCTAGCACACACTGAAAATGGTCTCTGGCTACTTATATCATCATTAAACCCCAATTAATAAAGTGAAAATCAGTGGTCTTTTTGCTGATTGCAGAAGccacattatcatcatcatccttgTTCCTCTGATCCTTCAATGCTAATATTTAGAGCATTATTCAGGTGCAATTCAAGCAGGGGTGAACCAGCTTTAACTGTGTAGACGGTGACTTGGACCTATTGGCTTGGTCTAGTACGGCAGCTGGTAAACtaccacaaaaaacaacttttgcaTACATGCTTACTTTAGTTTCTGGGAGAGGGAATTTTGCATAACGCTTCAGGAAAACTTCCTGTAGTTAAATAGATACAGATGCTCCAGTATTTACAAttagctggctgtgtgtgtgtgaatttgtgtttgACATGCCAACAGCCTTGACGAGGCCGAGGACACGCTGGCTGTAGAGGATTGTAACCTATCCTGTAAAACACtgagggccctattttaacaaaCTTAAGCACATGGTCTGAAGTGCATGGTGCAAGTGTATCTAAGTCCTGTCCAAATCCATTTTTGATAGTTTAATGGTGGAGAAAATGGTTGCAGCACCAGACGCATGGTTCAAAACGGTTGTCCTTCttctcttaattaatcattggtttgtttttggtgtaacatgcaataaatcaatcatagtgtcatctcccattccctttaaaagcccagtgcacttgcaccttggcggattgctattataatggcACATTTGCTAAGTAGTAAGAAGGAGTGcctctctgcagaggaaacagatctgcttGTGCATGAAGTGAAAGCACATGTAATGGGTTGGAAATGCCACATGTTAAGTTTTGTATGTAAACAGACACCCCctaattttttgttaattatttgaaCTAATCTAACTCTGTTTATACAGTTTTGACATCAGGTCAATACTCAAAGATGTCAGTAGGCAGCGCTCTAATGCCACTGTGGATACCTGAAGGAGGTCACTCGTATCTGCTCTGCTCATGCGCAGCtcaatattaaatgagcatCGGCTAGAGCAAGACGCTAACTTTGGCTCTCTCCCTTATTAATCCACAGGTATGTTAAAACTTGCTTTTCTATGATTAGCTTTGTTTAATAACTAATGTAAATGCATTGGAAATCGTTCTGTGAAGTTGTGACATGGTTTAGAGATGTATTTGAAAcgtatttttgttgctgtatgtTTCGTGGGCGCCGACATTGATAATAGTTACCTCCGTGAATTTCGGTTTTCTActattttgtcagtgaaagttACAGACCTTTGCATGTGGtaacatatgaaaatgtgtaatgtcagtaaagtaaatgtgtgttttgggtaatataatttttgtgctgtatattatattttatacatatatatatcttagattatattttatccatatattacattatattgtagtTAAGcctattcttattcttattattgaATTCCtgtgaagttatttttctttgacaaaatgttttatattgtttattgtgaatttggtttcaacatttattttatttctgtaacatgttttggtgtgaatgtgaaatatgaaccTTGTAGCTGTAGGTTTCAGGAAACTGACGTAACTGAGAAATATGTacagttttatactgttgtgtcaatattaaatgagcatCGGCTAGAGCAAGACGCTAACTTTGGCTCTCTCCCTTATTAATCCACAGTCCACAGACCATGTTTTTATCGGCTACACAGTGCACCCTTGCCTGTGTAACCTTTGCTGCCGGTCCAGATTTCCCCTAGGTCTGGCGCCGGTAACACACACAATCTATTACAAGCACACTGGCCTCTGatgctcctggaccctcctgtGGCCACCTCCAGACCACCAATTTAAGATTCTGTTCATTATTTTGGTGCAAATTTctttatggttttttttttgaaaagggttttttcttgttgttgttcaaCTGTGGTtctctttaaaatcattttgttcagtcagGGAGTAACAGGTAAAGTCAGTGGGATTTTAactgctgaaagtatggaaacctgatcactgtaatctcaaaataataatatttgttaaatattgttcaaaaattaaatcataaatTTTAATCATGCAAAAAATCATCGTACACAGttgtcaggacttgatcagctctccaaggtgctgatcctgctgctggctgcagctagaagctgtgcagatttatttccttctttagtttaattgttttctccttatttatttcctcatgtgttcttCATGTCCTCATGTGTTGATGTAGCTGGAAAGTCGATCCgtgtctgatctgttgttgatATCTGTTTGTTGGGTCTTGACAGACAACCTGAAGAGTCTGTTTAATTACCTTCATGTATTGtcacgatttggtcaaattaTTTGACAATTTCatccatcattactgcgattagttaattctgataaataaaatgactaaCCGTTATACGTATCTTTTAAAATACGTTAATGTAGACTACAAAATAAtgatctttcacattgtaatctttttgtttgtaatcttttgcatgtttgtgcgctgctgtgtgtctgtgtgtgcgtaacaagcagaaagaggaagaggaaaaagtaGACAGACATGAATATGTAGAGTACATCAGTACAATGTGCGCCAGCTTGACTAAGCCCAGGACACACTGGCTGTAGAGGATTGTAACTTTTCTTGtaaaacactgagaaacacatttaaaatgaactgaTTACAGATCACATTACTCTCTGTTTGGCCAAAACCACACAGAATATGTAACACCCTCAATGATTTTTCATCCAGTTATAGTTTTATCTTCTCTTATCTTCTCTTTTCATGACAGAGTTCAGACTCTGTCATGAAAGTATTTTAGAAAAATTTgaacaaatcaaatgaaaatattataaacCAGCTTTCATCACTTTCAGTAATTCTTGGAAGAAATTTCTAGACAGTGCCACAACCTTTATTCTCATTCGTCTCTGTTTATATTCGTTTTActtccctgtttttgtttttttaaatactgtatatttcctgTGTTGTCATCAcatgtttttcatattatttgtttatgacACAGACAGATACTTGTATTTCTCCCATTTCAAATTTGTAtagaagggaagagagggagaaacttaCTAGTTGGACAGCAGTAAACTGTCactgtttgcatgtttatttacatgactgtttgcatctctgttttccttgttttgtatcactacatttacaattttatgTGCTACATTAAACATAGAGTGACACCATTATTGCCTCAACACTGGAtgttgataaaacaaaaaagtacacacaaaatacacaaaatttaCCTGGCtgataaatgctccactatgttcaccagctagtcttcagctaactgtgtctgtttgccatttggtgctgagcaggtagtgtacagtggatttCTAGATctttttcactgtaaacagctgcctgctgtggatGAAAATGACACTATTAGAgtactgagagtgaaccaagagagtgacagctaaacaatgagctgaaacatttTGATCTACAAGAGAAGGGAAAGTAGATCAGCCCTGATATTTAACAATGGAAGCATAACTGACTGTAATTTTGTGGGAACTTAAGAGTAGAAGTATGTCTAGATAAAGGTTGCCAGTTGGAATGGCAGGTAGAAGAATGCAAAATGCTTTGATTTAGGTTCAGTATTACATGAAATTATACAATGGATTTATGGTTCagttatctatttatttatttattttctcccttCATACAGTCATGTGTCTGCTTTATTACTTATACAAGTCTCTCCCAACCCAAACTGAACAAACCACCATTTTCTGCAAAAGCTTGGTTTCAGCAgtgatttttgtcatttcaatgcACATGAAGTGTGCAGAGTTGATGAAATTCAGTCACAGTTATGCCTAAAAAGTCAGAGGAAACCTTAAAATACAGGATTTCAGTCCCAGAAGTATCTGTGGACTAATCAAACAGGTATTTTGGGCTGGGGAGAGCAAAATGACAGATGTGTGCTCTGAATGGAGTTGAAATGACTCAAtacttgttttttattcaatCACGTATGATTATAtaaattacagctactttaatttatcatcttttttttgagcaaatatacttgactaatcgttgcagatCTATATTTCATCAAAGGATAATTTTTCATATAATACAAGACCTTGTGATgtactatatataaataattttccaTGATGATGTGAGGTCATTACTACAGAATTTCATACGGTTATTTCAGTAATTTAAGGTACAGAGACATTGGTCTAGGATGGTTTGTCTTCTGCACTTGACATCCCACCAGTTGAATAACTCTGTGCTCTCTGATTTTGGACAAGGAGGTTTGCATGTCTGACCAAACCATTTTATGAATCatctacatattttatattttgttcatAGATTGTGCACTCTGACTATGTTTTGGAGttagcatgaaaataaattagagGAAACAACTGCAGGTTGGTACATTCACCATGTTTAACAACACTAACATACTGGTCATCCCTGTAGCGTACTGGTTAAGACTCATACCACAAAATTGTGGTATGAGTCTTAACTTAGTTGCATGTcatccccatctctctctctctctcctcgttTCCTGTCTGACTCTACTGTCTCCTCTCTAAAAAGGATAAAATGtaccaaacacaaaaaaataaacaacaaacaactatGTATGCAAAGCTGagttttataatattttcatttgaaatgttcaaAATTTTCTGAGTTACTTTAATGACAAAATTCAAACTCTCAAAGAGAAGATGAAACCACAACCACATCAAACTTACACTTaggtgaaaaaaatgcaaatgaaataaaacacagttggtTTAACCACAGTATTCTGTACACCTACAGTCTAAAGCTGTCTGCTTGTCACAGTTTGCATACTCATTATCATGACTGTTTGCAGTtctaatgtcatttttacactccCTTCCTTCttaagtgaaaaataatgtctacagtaaatatggtgAGTGATAACATGCAGTAGGTTCCTGATACTAcggaagagaggaaaaagtagaCAGACATGAATATGTAAAGTACATTAGTACAACTAGCTGGAACGTGGTTCCATTTATAACTTTGGGGAAGCTAAAACGGGACGATGGCactagtgatgtaaccgacctgcacgctgatatttgacatgtttttttctcttcccgaaaacaaatagttttgaaatatttctatgaaacaaatattcgtaaaaaaacaaacaaacaaaaaacactatttgtgctttgctgaataaggtatttgtattcaggcacacccttAGTAACTTAATTAAATTGTGTATCGTATCGTAGTGTTGGTTGGAAGAAACAACTGCAACTGACATCAACAGGAATATTCTTTCTGCCAATAATGTACTCccaagcatatacagtatatcagtccAGTTTAAGATTATCTTGTAGTTTTTTAAGTTTAAgtgacattaaatgtgtttggtgatAACTGTaacttttgtcatatttaaattgATGAACTCCCGACATTGAGTGTGATCTTCATTTTATCTGCGCCTCAACATTGATGTTTCAGCACTGACTCATGCAACCACTGTctcatttcatgtttcatgctACCATCTAGTGGCCAAACATAAAACCATCTGTAGAATCTCCTACATATGGAATAACTGGCAAGCTGCCAAGCCACATTGCTGATGGTGCAGTGCTGCACTGGCTTCATCCACTCATCTCCAAACTAACAACAATAACAGGTTTGACTCCTGATTCATTAGAAAGGGTTTGTGTGGTGGCCCCTGAGGACAAAGCACACACAAGAGTGAATGcacaaacattaataaaaaagcGTGCTCCAAATCAAGAAATGCTACAAATACCAAAATTcatataaaaaaggaaaaacacatgaaacaagaaaaatgctACAAAGCTAATTGCTACACATGAAGTGCTCCAGGCTGCTAGGAGGATTTGGAGCATGTTCTTCTTattgtttgtgctttcactCTTGTTTATGCTTTGTCCTTAGGGGCCACCGTAGTTTTGGACTACAGAACCAGGAAGAGAGTTCAAACAATTTTccagtttgtgttattttttttcccaccctcATTCTGTGAAGACCCGCCCTTACtgtgcctctgattggctctgaccctgatattcttaccctaaccctaactatCTCACTCCTCTTCTGCATTATGTCTATGACCACTTTAGAGCACACAGTTATGCTCCGTGTGCACTCTAGATATGAAAGTTTGTGTCTATGGCTGCTTCAAATGGCATGTTTTCACTCCATGCAGGCTCTACATTGGATGATTAAAGTCTCTAACCACTTTAGAGTGCATAGTTCTGCTCCTTGAGTGCTCTAGATCAGACAGTTCACGTCTTTGACAGATACATTTCATACTGGTTTATTATCCATGTGGATGCCCAGGTACTTGAAAGAGTCCAACTTTTTGTGTTGAGGGTGAGATGATGTTCATCACACCACTGTAAAAAGTTCTGTATTTTAGACTTATACATCTGGTCCTGGACATCAGAGTTATTTAGCATAAGGGAAACAAAGTCTAGGGAAACACAACAAGGGaactttatattaaaatgaagatatccacttgatttgattaatttggatGGCTGGCACCTCTCTGTAGgttcagataaacatttgaacccatttttgcacaaaacatgcagaaatcaatgactgtggattttgttccccattacttacattgaaagcacattaggaagggatcttctaatggtcagtgtgaacaggaggaatgattacagcgagctatttcaatgttcatttgagcaactgactgttgttttaagacttgaaaaaatgtgaacatatcctttaagtAATATATGGGGTTATTAAATGTTACATGCTGaactaaaatcaacaaacaatagTCTGTCATAGGCCCTGGGATTCTCCAGGTGTTTAGTGACCATGTGCACTATACTAGTGATTACATCATCAGTTCCTCTGTGGTGTCTGTATGAAAATTGATATGGGTCTAACTGTGGGCCTTCCTCAGACTGCAGGTTGCTCACCATAGTTATTTCCATACATTTCATCACTTCGGGGGTCAAAACAGGTTTGATACATATTAGCATAACAATAGCATGCATAATAGATGATAATTAATTCTTGTCATATCTAAgttaaattcttgttttttcttttaatattcatCGCAACACTGATGTTAGCAGACAGGAATATCACTCAAATAAACCTCACAATATTTTGCTCAGAGCAAAAACTGCCACTTGTTAGTTTGATATTGGAAGAGTACGATGAAAGCCAACAATGGACGCTGGATATCTGTATTAGACACTGAAAAGgaataaaactgacattttgcagCCTTGTGGCCTTTTACAGGATCATTTCAAAATAACCTCTTGACTTGTATGAGTGTCCTGTTGGATCTCTGCAGTGTCAGAGGGTTAGAAACTATAAATCTGATAGTTATAAAAATCAGTCAGGCGGTCTGAGAGTAGCCCCGCTGTGGTCACCACGAAACAGCTAGGGTGAACCGACAGGGCGCGCAGTTCGCTCACTCTCATAGCTGAGGTCAGcgcaagcagcaaagctgttTTGAATGACAACGCCTTCAGAGAGGAGCGCTCCAGAGGCTCATAGGGATCACTCACTAGGGCCTCATGTACCACCGGCACTTTCCACTGGGGGGCAGAGACAGGTCTATAGCCAAAACTctcaggaggaaacagctgctgcatacaCTTTAACAATGGCATGAGACAACTGCCTTTTTAGGGTTGAACTTTTCCATGTACCTTATTTGTACATCACTTAGGATAACTCACTCCATGGCCATTTAACCTATACATCTAATCAGTTATATGAAGGTATCATTCAGGCTGGATGGAAATATGTCATGTAGCTCACATTAGTCTGTTCTGCTTGTGgctttttagttgttttttttttcatatgagcAGACAATCAGGACTGTTTGATGCTCTAAATGAGTTTTTATCCTTCAGGTTAGCCAAAACTTTTTCAGTTCTGCCATTGCAATGCACATAAAGTGTGCAGAGAAATTCAGTCACAGTAATGCCTAAAAAGTCAGagagaaaactttaaaatacaagattTCAGTTCCAAAGGTATCTGTGGACTAATCAAACAGGTATTTTGGGCTGGGGAGAGTAAAATGACAGATGTGTGCTCTGAATGGAGTTGAAATGACTCagtacttgtttttttaaactgttcttTAATCACATATGATTAAATATATTACAACTACTGTAATTTATCATCTTTTGTGTACACTATACAACTAATCAAGTAGTAACCTTAAGCTCTTAGCAATCATACATTATCTtctgaaaatgcatatttttctttataaagtGTCACCCTGCAGAAAGTCAAAGTATTTAAAGAGATtctgggaaatatgtttttgttggatctctgctgttgcagtgtcAGCTGATTAGTGCAACAGTTGGTAATCAACAAGTTATAGAAGGGGGAAATGTACAGTAGGCCTCACTACTGCAACTTATAGTGAAACATATGATATAATTTCTGCTCCACATTATTATCTCAAAAGTATGAGAACttaacatgaataaacataCGTTggtgatttgaaaaaaaagcaaaatgccTCCATGGTATTACACAACAGTAGAGTTGTGCTATATGATGATATACACAAGAAACAATCAGCAgagattttgttgatttgtagGGTTTAATTCACATAATTAGTAAAAAGGAAACATTCTCATTTTTGActagaaacatatttttatagaatttccagaaaatttaCAATTTCTTATAAAAGTACtgtgtataataatataagatgTTATCAGTATTGCCAAGCCATAGCATGCCAACCACAAAACCCCCTAAAATATAacttatattaaataaaaagaaataaatcatatgTTGTTTAACTTGTGTGCATAAAAATACCCCCCACACACAATAATAGACATACATAGTTATAAGTAGGAAAAAGTAACATATTATAATGTGTATGAGAggctaaagaagaagaaagtctATAGACTTGATATGATGATCTCCCTGTAGAAATAAGACGGAGTGGCAGCTATAATAACAGGGTGATCATGGTGTTGAACAGCTCAGTTGATCAACTAATAATATCTGGTTTGCTTCTttgattaaaggggacataacatgcacatttccaggtctatatttttattctggggctctactggaatatttttcatgacttacagttcaaaaaactccttatttatctaatactgcccctttatgcagcccctcagttcagcctctgtctgaaagaggtcgttttagctcctgtctctttaaggccccccttgatgagcctactctgttctgattggccagctccaggaagctgccccttggcagacttaaattatgaatataaatgacagaaaatcacaaaaagcatgttatgtccccttcaAAGGATAATAATGATAGACATCAACTTAATGCACATTTGTTGAAGCCCTAACAATGAACCAGAAAAAGTTAACCTGCACGGACAAACATTTCCCACCAACCACTTCTCTCACAACATAATCAAAACAATGCTTCCTTTACATCTACTTGTGATTGTCACACCACTGGCTGACAACAAACGGTGttagtagttttctttgagcaTAACTGACACCAACATTTCAACTAATGATGTGGCACAAAGTCTTTTGTTGTCATACATcaaacactttatttatctcttgtttgctagtttaagtgcattttagttaacattcagacacattacagttaacatctgttttctcccttttctttctccctctttctctgcctgcaTGGAGCTGACTGTGTACATGTTGCTGTCTTTCATGCTGATGATCTGCTGTTATCATCACTGTCCATtctgcaacaacacagagaggcCAAAAGCTTGTCTATGGCCCCTTTCctcatgaaaacatacagaatcaAGTCTGCAAGAGGACTGAATCTGAGAAGAATGAAAGTCAGGTTGTCGAAGGTATAATTATCTCTGGCTTCTTCTACCAGATTCCAGATGATTTTGGGTAGAAACAGCAGCGTGTAGATGAGCAGCACCAGGACCAAAATTCCCACAATTCGTCGTTTTTCATCAGAGGAGACCGAGATGGCAGCAGACAGTGATTTGAGGGTCCCACCCAGGAAGAATATGAGCAGTGGGAAAGGAACAAggaaacagacagaggaaatGGTTTTTAAGACCTTAATTTCAACCTGGAAATAGAAAGGAAGGACATAAACAAGAGGAAGCGTCCAGACCACGACACAGACTGCAAGAGAGATCTTGATGGTTCTTCTGAAGCGGTACCACAGTGGCCATGCgatgaccaaatacctgtaaCACAAGATACACAGTCTATCATCAGATACAGAATATTCCTGACTTTGAGGAGCTTCAGATTTATATGGTAATATAATGGTCATACACATGGAAATAGCTAAAAACATACAGGATAAACAGATAGCTACCTTTCCAGGGCGACACAGACCATGAAGCCAATACTGGCCAGCACACCAAAGCAGTAAATATAATAGAAGATTTCATCGTTCTTCCAGTCAGGTCTTGCCTTTTTTACGATCATGCAACAGAACTGAATGATGTCAGAGATGAGGAGGTTGATGATGAAGATTGGAGCAACATTGTTATTTTGCACCTGCAAGAGAACAAtggtagaaataaaaaaagcagctggaaacatttttttttttcaattttcatttaggacctttgcacaaaatgtgcaaaaatacaagTGGATGGAAAGTATTGTCATATATGTAATTTTGCTCTGCCCAGCAATTTCAGTCAGAAACAGTCATGCATCGACCAATGTGTCATCAAATATGACACACTGGCCAATCAATGTTACAAgactcaacaacaacaagaacatatacatatatatagaaCATATATTTCTTGattgtttaaatcaaatccCAAAATAATGAGCTCAAATAATGCTGTACAAATTGTCCTGACAAATCTTTTATGACAATTTGTTCTCTACAAGTTAATGGTGCTGTTAACTTC from Thunnus maccoyii chromosome 14, fThuMac1.1, whole genome shotgun sequence includes these protein-coding regions:
- the LOC121911227 gene encoding ovarian cancer G-protein coupled receptor 1-like isoform X1; this encodes MKNNNYSNVTSDDDNSDATYPYFVEPYFIYVITCVIISIGLPLTLVAIYSLYSQVQNNNVAPIFIINLLISDIIQFCCMIVKKARPDWKNDEIFYYIYCFGVLASIGFMVCVALERYLVIAWPLWYRFRRTIKISLAVCVVVWTLPLVYVLPFYFQVEIKVLKTISSVCFLVPFPLLIFFLGGTLKSLSAAISVSSDEKRRIVGILVLVLLIYTLLFLPKIIWNLVEEARDNYTFDNLTFILLRFSPLADLILYVFMRKGAIDKLLASLCCCRMDSDDNSRSSA
- the LOC121911227 gene encoding G-protein coupled receptor 4-like isoform X3, which codes for MKNNNYSNVTSDDDNSDATYPYFVEPYFIYVITCVIISIGLPLTLVAIYSLYSQVQNNNVAPIFIINLLISDIIQFCCMIVKKARPDWKNDEIFYYIYCFGVLASIGFMVCVALERYLVIAWPLWYRFRRTIKISLAVCVVKKPEIIIPSTT